The Aythya fuligula isolate bAytFul2 chromosome 7, bAytFul2.pri, whole genome shotgun sequence genome has a window encoding:
- the GHITM gene encoding growth hormone-inducible transmembrane protein: MLAARLVCLRMLPCQALRPTITQASPALRNSSIKAYQLWQPNQCYTTRVRTGVRRGKIGQEIKEAAFEPSAETVLKVDRLGKFVVAGGAAVGLGALCYYGMGMSSEIGAIEKAVIWPQYVKDRIHSTYMYFAGSIGLTAMSAVAVSRSPALMSLMTKGSWLAIGATFAAMIGAGMLVRSISYENSPAAKHLAWMMHSGVMGAVVAPLAFLGGPLLIRAAWYTAGIVGGLSTVAMCAPSEKFLNMGGPLGIGLGFVLASSIGSMFLPPTSAFGAGLYSVAVYGGLVLFGMFLLYDTQHVIKRAETLPYYGVTKYDPINACMGIYTDTLNIFIRVATMLAGGGGGRRK, from the exons ATGTTGGCTGCAAGGCTGGTGTGCCTGAGGATGTTACCATGCCAGGCGTTGCGCCCCACCATTACTCAGGCTTCCCCAGCATTGAGGAATTCCAGTATAAAAGCGTACCAGCTGTGGCAGCCTAACCAG TGTTATACCACTAGAGTAAGAACCGGTGTAAGGCGTGGGAAAATTGGCCAGGAAATTAAAGAAGCAGCATTTGAGCCATCTGCAGAAACTGTGCTTAAAG TTGATCGTCTGGGAAAATTCGTTGttgctggaggggctgctgtTGGCCTGGGGGCCCTCTGTTACTATGGAATGGGCATGTCCAGTGAGATTGGAGCTATTGAAAAAGCCGT tatttggcCACAGTATGTGAAAGACAGAATTCACTCTACTTACATGTACTTTGCGGGAAGCATTGGCTTGACAGCAATGTCAGCTGTTGCAGTAAGCAGATCTCCGGCACTCATGAGCCTTATGACAAAAGGCTCTTGGCTG GCAATAGGTGCAACTTTTGCTGCTATGATTGGTGCTGGAATGTTGGTCAGGTCCATATCCTATGAAAATAGTCCAGCAGCTAAACATCTTGCTTGGATGATGCATTCAG GTGTCATGGGTGCGGTGGTGGCGCCACTAGCCTTCTTGGGTGGTCCTCTGCTGATCAGAGCTGCCTGGTACACAGCTGGAATTGTTGGAGGGCTCTCAACTGTGGCCATGTGTGCTCCAAGTGAAAAATTTCTGAACATGGGAGGACCACTTGGAATAGGCTTAGGCTTTGTTCTGGCCTCTTCAATTG GGTCCATGTTCTTGCCTCCTACTTCTGCTTTTGGGGCTGGCTTGTATTCAGTAGCTGTGTATGGTGGATTGGTACTCTTTGGCATGTTTCTGCTGTACGATACACAGCATGTCATCAAGCGTGCAGAGACTCTTCCCTATTACGGAGTGACAAAGTATGACCCAATCAATGC GTGCATGGGTATCTACACAGATACACTGAACATCTTCATTCGGGTGGCTACCATGCTtgctggtggtggaggtggcCGTAGGAAGTAA